AACACCTTAACTTGTTTTTCAGGACGCACATTTCCCCCACCTTGCACCTGTGTGGCGTTCACCTGTGAGCAGGCCCCGCCCTTTCTCTACGTCACTGTATTCAGTGGGCACCCAGGGGGCTCAGATCAGCATGCTGCCTTCAAATGCACAACGTACATTTCACTTGTCGACCCTCTGCAGGCTAATTCATGGGGAAAACAAAATACTGTTTACCTCCGGATTTTTCTGGCTGCGCGCACATCCCACACAATAAGCAGCTACATTTACAACTGCGTCCAACTCACAACAGTTTTCTTTGAAACTGAAAAGACAGTACTCAGGAAAACTGTCCACACGGATATCCTTTCCCTCTTTTAAAGAAACACTAACCCgataaaatgaccatttgtatatcaattactcaccatgAGTTATGTTGAATGGTGAGCGGAGAATTCAAAACAGGTGGAAGGTGAAGTAAacagcatttaacaacagcaaacaatATCAAAACGTGTTTACAtactcacacaactcctgcagtataatccaagtctcatttatccagtcatttcctcagtacttcccaaacatatGCACTTTTGctaaaatgaatataaaacacCTATGAGTAGTGCGCCCTGAGCACACTATTCAGTTGTGCATGCGACTGGTTGTATTGGCGTGTTTTAGCAAAATGTAGCTATCCTTGGGAAGTACTAAGCATATGACATGAGACTTTGATTACactgcatgagctgtgtgagagtcggtaaacagatgttttaaaagTGGGGGCATCCAAggaaaacaaggttttcttcaaaaaaaaaaaaaaaaaaaaatcatagtaaaatgtggtgagtaattgatatacaaatagtcatttggCATTTCGTTAAAATATCACTGTTTAAGCATGTCAGTCTGCACAGACATGCGACATGGTGAGTAATTATTACACAAGTAATTTTGAAGGTGAAGTaacctttaataaaaaaaaataaaaaacattttagtcattgTATGCCAGGTGACAGGAAACTCAGACTGCAACTTGACATGATTTAGTGTAAAGGTCACAAGCTCATGAGCACCCCCCTTTAAGgttgaatccaaatgtccacctggCAGACTTGTACTGTAACATACTGCAGCATGTTCACCAGCATCACATCAAGTTCGTGATGGCGTGAGCATGCTTAAAGACATGCTTTAAGTCAGTTTTGTCGTTGTGGAAACATTTGAGCGACAACTCCTGTCATGTACAGTGATTGCTGCAACATTTGCCTCTGTTTAAATTTTACAAAAGTTTTGTtggcaaaaaaacaacccaCATGTTTGACAATTGTTGATTcatgaagtctgcaccccaagtagactctggaagtctgcagatgGTCTGCTTGAGCCCCCTTGTAGACTggatgaattgtggatttggacagccctCAACCTGCACATGTGAAGTCTGGACATTTGGAATCAGCTTAAATTCTTTTAACTTGAATTTTTGGTCAGTCAGTGGTCCACACCGAAACAGGTGAATGGAGTACTGTACAATTTTGTCAAGACAAGGTCCCCAAAGGATGAATTTGAAAGTGACCAAAGATGCCCTGAATTTCCTCTaatgccaccatgaggttgacatttgtggttttgaatgTAATGTCTATTTGGTGGATTGGCGTTAAGTAAACACATTTCTCAGGATGATGCAACTTTGGTAATCCCTTCACTTGAGCCAacaccatcaggtcaaaattaaTTTTCTCCAGTACTTAAGCTTGACAATATACCTGCAAAACCAACATTCCCTCTGCCGAACATTGGGTTTAGCAATAATCagcaaatgttatttttaaacctttgaatAGCTAACCTATTGAGACATGGGGTCTCATTCTCAGACCTGGGCAAGAATGAGAAAATGACCAACACGACATTCATACAAAGACAAGTGCCAAGGTGGTGTTAAACACCCACAGAAAAGTTTAACAATCCCCTGAGGATTCATACTGGACAGCTTAAGTTCCTGTTGTAGCATGTTCTAGGTTGAGGGGGCAGACTGTATAACTTAGTATCTGAGCCTGTTCCAGAATCTCAGGTTAGAAATGTCAATACAACTTTCTGCAGATTTCAGTAAAAGAAACAGTCACTGGAGATTGAAGGACACAAGATCAGTTTTAATTGACAAGTGACAATGGCTCAGTTGAAAGCAGTCTTTGAAGAACCTCCAGTGTTGCGATGCCTGAAACAcaagatttaaagaaaaaattaaaaaaacaacagtattggaaacctggaaaaaaaattcaagttgGAAACATTGACACTATTGGAAATACATCACAGCTTACCCACTGGAAGCCATTTGGGGAGCCACTCCTTGGGCAAATGTTGGATAATTGTAGCGTGGCTGCTGTGAAACCTTAGGCTGCTTGGGCATATAGCGTGGCTGCAGGAGCACCTGTGGCCTCTGTGGCTGCTTGGGCTGGTAGCGTGGCTGCAAGACCACCTGTGGCTGCTTGGGCTGGTAGTGTGGCTTCTGAGGCATCTTGGGAAAGTAGAAAGGCCTTTGAGGCAGCTTGGGCCATTTGTGCATGTAGCTGGGCTGCTTTGGCCACTGGGACTGGGGTTGTTTGGGCGGATAGCTTGGCTGCTGGGGAAACTGTGGCTGAGGAAGCTGGGGCAACTGCGGCTGAGGCTGCTGGGGCAACTGCTTGGGTGGGTAGCTAGGCCGCTGAGGCGGCTGCTGCTTGGGTGGGTAGCTAGGccgctgaggctgctgctgctgctgctgcttgggtGGGTAGCTAGGccgctgaggctgctgctgcttgggTGGGTAGCTAGGccgctgaggctgctgctgctgcttgggtGGGTAGCTAGGCCgctgaggctgctgcttggGAAAGTAGAAAGTCCTTTGGGGCTGCTGCGGCTGCTTGGGTGGGTAGCTAGGccgctgaggctgctgctgctgctgctgctgctgcttgggtGGGTAGCTAGGCTGCTGaggcggctgctgctgctgcttgggtGGGTAGctaggctgctgctgcttgggTGGGTAGCTAGGCCgctgaggctgctgcttggGAAAGTAGAAAGTCCTTTGGggctgctgcggctgctgctgctgcttgggtGGATAGCTAGGCTGCTGTGGCACCTGTGGCTGCTGCTTGGGTGGATAACTAGGCTGCTGGGGCGCCTGC
The DNA window shown above is from Epinephelus moara isolate mb unplaced genomic scaffold, YSFRI_EMoa_1.0 scaffold212, whole genome shotgun sequence and carries:
- the LOC126387106 gene encoding adhesive plaque matrix protein-like, with the translated sequence PQIADSGYQPQQPAYPPQRPQPQVPQQPSHPPQQPSYPPKQAPQQPSYPPKQVPQQPSYPPQQPQAPQQPSYPPKQAPQQPSYPPKQAPQAPQQPSYPPKQAPQQPSYPPKQAPQQPSYPPKQQQPQVPQQPSYPPKQLQPQVPQQPSYPPQQPEPQVPQQPSYPPKQPEPQVPQQPSYPPKQPEPQVPQQPSYPPKQLQPQVPQQPSYPPKQLQPQVPQQPSYPPQQPQVPQQPSYPPKQAPQQPSYPPKQQPQVPQQPSYPPKQQQQPQQPQRTFYFPKQQPQRPSYPPKQQQPSYPPKQQQQPPQQPSYPPKQQQQQQQQPQRPSYPPKQPQQPQRTFYFPKQQPQRPSYPPKQQQQPQRPSYPPKQQQPQRPSYPPKQQQQQQPQRPSYPPKQQPPQRPSYPPKQLPQQPQPQLPQLPQPQFPQQPSYPPKQPQSQWPKQPSYMHKWPKLPQRPFYFPKMPQKPHYQPKQPQVVLQPRYQPKQPQRPQVLLQPRYMPKQPKVSQQPRYNYPTFAQGVAPQMASSGHRNTGGSSKTAFN